Proteins from one Telopea speciosissima isolate NSW1024214 ecotype Mountain lineage chromosome 1, Tspe_v1, whole genome shotgun sequence genomic window:
- the LOC122665217 gene encoding terpene synthase 10-like, whose product MALQCHAWNPPFVSMRPTRSVILRAPCNVRSNRQIRCVANASIHSQAQDNNKPSVVYQPTIWDYDFVQSLRSGCVDETFRSRAKELTEDVRVMLNKEVEPLAQLKLIDVLQRLGLGHLFDKEIDRSLQTIYNDRNTDKWIKVDLYATALQFRLLRQHGYLLSQDVFSGFLDEKGKFQESLCDDTMGMLSLYEASYLGAEGESILDDARDFTKRHLEDIKDYKDSKLETQVKHSLEFPLHWRMLRAETRWFIDAYQGQEDLNPIILELAKLDFNMVQAVHQIDLELASRWWKNLGLTVKLNFARDRLMESFLFSIGVTYEPQYERCRNWLTKVMNFVLIIDDIYDAHGSLDELKLFTEAVERWDIAAMKELPDYMKISFLALFNTTNEMAYDILKEQGWDILPYLKKTWADFIKAMFVEAKWYQSRKIPSTEEYLKNGWVSSSGTVFLLHAFFATGQEINEEVLECLGSNLDLIFGPAMICRLSNDLATSSAELERGDVSSSIHCYMHEHKVSEQVACQYIRDRIMETWKLMNKSIINSPFSSQFVKFCLNLARTPLCIYQYGDGLGVENSTSKDHVLSLIVKPITIGAL is encoded by the exons ATGGCTCTTCAATGTCATGCTTGGAACCCTCCTTTTGTTTCAATGCGTCCTACTCGATCTGTCATACTAAGAGCTCCATGCAATGTTCGATCGAATAGGCAGATCAGATGTGTTGCTAATGCCAGCATCCATTCCCAAGCACAAGACAATAATAAGCCATCAGTTGTCTACCAACCTACCATTTGGGATTATGATTTCGTCCAATCCTTACGTAGCGGTTGTGTg GATGAAACATTCAGATCAAGAGCTAAGGAACTTACAGAAGATGTCAGGGTGATGCTTAACAAGGAGGTTGAACCATTGGCTCAGCTCAAGCTGATCGATGTCTTGCAAAGGCTGGGTTTGGGACACCTCTTCGATAAAGAGATAGATCGAAGCTTGCAAACAATATACAATGACAGAAATACTGATAAGTGGATTAAGGTTGATTTATATGCTACAGCTCTCCAGTTTAGGCTCCTCAGGCAACATGGATATCTGCTCTCCCAAG ATGTGTTTAGTGGATTCTTggatgaaaaaggaaaattccAAGAGTCCCTCTGTGATGACACTATGGGAATGCTGAGCTTGTATGAAGCTTCATACTTAGGTGCAGAAGGTGAAAGCATCTTGGATGATGCCAGAGACTTTACTAAAAGACATCTTGAAGACATAAAGGACTACAAAGACTCAAAACTTGAGACCCAAGTGAAGCATTCCTTGGAATTTCCCTTGCATTGGAGGATGCTTAGGGCAGAGACAAGGTGGTTTATTGATGCATACCAGGGACAAGAGGATTTGAATCCTATCATTCTTGAATTGGCCAAGCTGGACTTCAACATGGTGCAAGCAGTACATCAGATAGATCTCGAACTTGCATCAAG GTGGTGGAAAAATCTTGGTTTAACAGTGAAATTGAACTTTGCAAGGGACCGTCTTATGGAGAGTTTCTTGTTTAGTATAGGGGTTACCTATGAGCCTCAGTATGAGCGCTGCAGAAATTGGCTTACAAAAGTCATGAATTTTGTTCTAATAATTGACGACATTTATGATGCCCATGGCTCTCTTGATGAACTTAAGCTCTTCACTGAAGCAGTTGAGAG ATGGGATATTGCGGCAATGAAAGAACTTCCTGACTATATGAAAATTTCTTTCTTAGCTCTCTTCAACACCACTAATGAAATGGCCTATGACATTCTCAAAGAACAGGGTTGGGATATCTTACCATACCTGAAGAAAACG TGGGCAGATTTCATTAAGGCAATGTTCGTTGAGGCCAAGTGGTACCAAAGCAGAAAAATTCCATCAACTGAGGAGTACTTGAAGAATGGATGGGTTTCATCTTCTGGAACAGTATTTCTTTTACATGCATTCTTTGCTACAGGACAAGAGATTAATGAAGAAGTACTTGAATGCTTGGGGAGCAATCTGGACCTAATATTTGGTCCTGCCATGATCTGTAGGCTTTCGAATGATCTGGCCACTTCATCG GCCGAGCTAGAGAGAGGCGATGTTTCATCGTCAATCCATTGTTACATGCATGAGCATAAAGTTTCTGAGCAAGTTGCCTGTCAATACATTAGAGATAGGATAATGGAGACATGGAAATTGATGAACAAATCTATCATCAATTCTCCTTTCTCTAGCCAATTTGTCAAATTCTGTCTAAATCTTGCCCGAACACCACTTTGTATATACCAATATGGAGATGGACTTGGTGTCGAGAACAGCACAAGCAAGGACCATGTGTTATCCTTGATAGTAAAACCTATTACGATTGGAGCTTTGTAG